In Pararge aegeria chromosome 5, ilParAegt1.1, whole genome shotgun sequence, one DNA window encodes the following:
- the LOC120623754 gene encoding probable glutamine--tRNA ligase, which produces MAPEETIEKLILLGLSEQKAKETLKNAKVTKFLLAALSEVNIGNIPTGSGLLLYHLATKIKPQIENRLPLICKYVANGKLDSTLRVDAALDYLLSHINEENINLGEFEEFCGVGVSVSPEQVERAVEKQMEKYKKELIEKRYRFNSGVIMQAVRADLKWADGKAIQNEVAVQILDLLGPKTETDLAPPPKPEKKSKSVDSNKKVKEEPQGHKESQVSAASGDIGGATSMPELMKKLPFHAPGENYRTDGYIVTPNTKKLIEEHLKITSGKVRTRFPPEPNGILHIGHAKAININFGYAAAHDGICFLRYDDTNPEKEEEKFFVGIKDMVEWLGYKPYKITHSSDYFDQLYEWAVKLINKDLAYVCHQKSDEIKGFNPPPSPWRNRPVEESLQLFEDMKNGKIDEGDATLRMKITLEEGKQDPVAYRIKFKPHHRTGNKWCIYPTYDYTHCLCDSIENITHSLCTKEFQSRRSSYYWLCNALDIYCPVQWEYGRLNVNYTVVSKRKIGKLIEEGIVKDWDDPRLFTLTALRRRGVPAAAVNTFCAALGVTGAVGAVDPTMLDAAVRDVLNVTAPRVMVVLEPLKITVTNFPSDKPISIQVPDFPNEPEKGSHNVVLDKVLYIEATDFKETPEKGYRRLTPTQSVGLRHAGYVLKVAKVIKDRAGNISEVECTAESTESSEKPKAFIHWVSQPITVQVRLYEPLFKHKNPEDPAEVPGGFLSDCREDTLKTVAAFADASIKGAEVLDKFQFERIGFFSVDKDSSSTMMVFNRTVSLKEDSGK; this is translated from the exons ATGGCGCCCGAAGAAACTATAGAAAAGCTTATTCTTTTAGGCCTAAGTGAACAAAAGGCAAAGGAAACCTTAAAAAACGCGAAAGTTACTAAGTTTCTACTTGCCGCATTGAGTGAG GTAAATATTGGTAATATACCAACCGGCTCTGGCTTGCTGCTCTACCATCTGGCTACAAAAATAAAGCCTCAAATTGAAAACAGACTGCCGTTGATCTGCAAATATGTAGCTAACGGAAAGTTAGATTCCACCTTGAGGGTTGATGCAGCGTTGGATTATTTATTGAGTCACATCAATGAGGAAAATATAAACTTGGGTGAATTTGAGGAATTTTGTGGAGTTGGTGTGTCAGTATCACCTGAACAGGTAGAGAGAGCAGTCGAAaagcaaatggaaaaatataaaaaggagCTGATAGAAAAAAGGTACCGGTTTAATTCAGGTGTAATTATGCAAGCAGTTAGAGCTGATCTTAAATGGGCTGATGGAAAAGCTATTCAAAATGAAGTTGCAGTCCAG ATTTTAGATTTACTAGGTCCTAAAACAGAAACTGATTTGGCGCCACCACCTAAGCCTGAAAAGAAGTCCAAAAGTGTGGATagcaataaaaaagttaaagaagAACCCCAAG GCCACAAAGAATCTCAGGTATCTGCAGCTTCTGGTGATATTGGAGGTGCAACATCTATGCCAGAACTAATGAAAAAATTACCTTTTCATGCACCTGGTGAAAACTATAGGACAGATGGTTATATTGTAACACCGAACACAAAGAAGTTGATAGAAGAACATCTTAAAATTACATCTGGTAAAGTGAGGACCAGATTTCCTCCCGAGCCTAATGGTATTCTTCACATAGGCCATGCTAAAgctattaatataaactttgggtATGCTGCAGCTCATGATGGTATTTGCTTCTTGAGATATGATGATACAAATCctgagaaagaagaagaaaagttCTTTGTTGGTATCAAAGATATGGTGGAGTGGTTAG GCTACAAGCCATATAAAATTACGCATTCCTCCGATTATTTTGATCAGCTATATGAATGGGCTGTAAAGTTGATTAATAAGGATCTGGCATATGTGTGTCATCAAAAGTCTGACGAAATTAAAGGCTTCAATCCTCCCCCCTCGCCTTGGAGAAATAGGCCTGTTGAGGAGAGCCTTCAACTGTTTgag GATATGAAAAATGGTAAAATTGATGAAGGTGATGCCACGCTGAGAATGAAGATTACTTTAGAAGAGGGTAAGCAAGATCCTGTGGCATACAGAATAAAGTTCAAGCCGCATCACCGGACTGGCAACAAATGGTGCATCTACCCCACTTATGATTACACTCATTGCCTATGTGATAGTATCGAGAATATCACACACTCACTGTGTACTAAGGAGTTCCAGTCAAGGAG ATCCTCATATTACTGGCTTTGTAATGCATTAGACATATATTGCCCAGTTCAATGGGAGTATGGAAGATTGAACGTTAACTATACAGTTGTCTCTAAGAGAAAGATTGGAAAACTCATTGAAGAAGGTATTGTTAAAG ATTGGGACGACCCTCGTCTATTCACCTTGACGGCTCTTCGGCGCCGCGGTGTGCCGGCGGCGGCCGTCAATACGTTCTGTGCGGCTCTCGGCGTCACCGGCGCCGTGGGGGCGGTCGACCCCACCATGCTGGACGCGGCGGTACGCGATGTACTCAATGTCACTGCTCCCAG AGTTATGGTTGTCCTTGAGCCGTTGAAAATTACCGTTACTAATTTCCCGAGTGATAAACCGATATCGATACAAGTGCCAGACTTCCCCAACGAGCCGGAGAAAGGTTCGCATAACGTCGTGTTGGATAAAGTACTTTACATTGAAGCAACGGACTTTAAAGAAACTCCCGAGAAAGGTTACCGACGCCTCACACCAACGCAGTCAGTGGGCTTGCGACACGCTGGATATGTGTTAAAG gtggCGAAGGTAATTAAAGATAGAGCAGGCAATATCAGTGAGGTAGAATGCACCGCGGAGTCAACAGAATCATCTGAAAAACCGAAAGCGTTCATACACTGGGTATCTCAACCCATCACTGTACAAGTTCGTCTATACGAGCCACT GTTTAAACACAAAAACCCAGAAGACCCAGCAGAAGTTCCAGGTGGGTTTCTGTCCGACTGTCGCGAGGATACCTTGAAGACAGTAGCAGCTTTTGCTGATGCATCCATCAAAGGCGCTGAAGTACTTGACAAGTTCCAGTTCGAAAGAATCGGTTTCTTTTCTGTAGATAAAGACTCAAGCTCAACAATG ATGGTATTTAACAGAACCGTTTCGCTTAAAGAAGATTCTggaaaataa